TGAGGTGCAGCCGAGCGCGACAGTCAGCTCCTGCCAGTTATCATGCCACTCATCCAGCAACAGACCGCGTGGTAACTCCGGTGCCGCCTGCATCGCCGCCTCTAAAGCCTGATACGAGAACGATGACAACAGCGGCGCAGTTTGTCCATGCCACAGCTCACGCGCCGCCAGCGCAATCGCCGTACCGGTTTGCCGATCCAGCCCGGTGGTAGGCTTAATCTCAATATTCGCCATCATGCCATATTGCTGACAGCGCGCAGCGACGTCACGCAGTAGCGGTAAAGGTTCGTGCTGAAACTCACGGCTAAACCAGCCACCGGCATCCAGCTGCTGCAATTTTTCCCACGGCTGTTCGCCAGCAACGCCCCAGCCGTTACTGGTACGATCGAGCGTGTCGTCATGCAGCAGAAAGATCTGCGCATCCTGCGATAACCTGGCGTCGAACTCGATCATGGTGTGACCATATTTCGCGCCGACATCGATCGCCGCCAGGGTATTTTCCGGCGCCAGCTTGCCGCCACCGCGATGGGCGACAATCGCCGGATAGGGCCAGTCTTTGTTAATCATTCCAGACGCATTCCTGTAATTGAATCAAAAAAGTGTAGCGCGTTTGCCGGCAGATGCAGCCATAAGCTGCTGCCAGGCTCTGGTCGCTCAGTATGCGGCAGGCGCACAACCACGTTGTTGCCGCCCCATTTGCCGTGCGCCAGATTATCGGCGCCCAGCATCTCCAGCGTCTCTACGACCAGCGGAATACCATCGGCTTCACGCGTTGATAGCTGAATATGCTCCGGACGCACGCCCAGCGTCAATGGCCGGTTCGCCCATTTAGTTTTAGCCTGCGGCAGCGGCAGCGCAAGGCCCGGCGACAGCGCAAAACGCGTACCGTCATGGTTAATGCTGCCTTCCAGCAGGTTCATCGACGGTGCGCCAATAAAGCTGGCGACAAAACGCGTCGCCGGACGCTCATACACTTCCACCGGCGTGCCCAGCTGCTCGACAACCCCTTTGTTCATCACCATCACCCGCTGCGCCAGCGTCATCGCTTCAACCTGATCGTGGGTAACATACAGACTGGTGGTATTCAGACGGCGATGCAGCAGTTGCAGCTCCAGACGCATCTGAACGCGCAGGCGCGCATCAAGGTTCGACAGCGGTTCATCAAACAGAAACACCGCCGGTTCGCGCACAATCGCCCGCCCCATCGCCACACGCTGGCGCTGACCGCCAGATAACTCGCGCGGACGGCGCTGTAACAGCGCATCCAGCTCGAGACTACGCGCCGCTTCCAGCACCCGCTGGCGAATCTGCTCCTTGCCCATGCCGCGGATTTTCAGGCCGTAAGCCATATTCTGTTCCACACTCATATGGGGATAGAGCGCGTAGTTCTGAAATACCATCGCAATGCCACGATCTTTCGGTTCCAGATCGGTCACCCGCTGGCTGTCGATCCAGATATCACCGGAAGTCACGCGTTCCAGTCCGGCCACCATACGCAACAGCGTCGATTTGCCGCAGCCGGATGGACCAACCATCACCATAAATTCGCCATCATTTATCGTGACATTAAGTGGCTGAATGACCGCATTTTTGCCGTCATAAGATTTGGTCACCGCCTGAAGTTTTACGCCTGCCATCTGCTATTTCTCACTCTCAACCAGCCCACGCACAAAGGCGCGCTGCATTACCATCACCACCACCACCGGTGGAATTAACGTCATTAACATTGCGGCCATCACCAGATTCCACTGAGTGGAACCATCGCCGCTGGAGATCATGGTGCGAATGCCCGCCACCGCCGTGCCCATACTGTTGTCACTGGTGATCAGAATCGGCCACAGATACTGATTCCAGCCGTAGATAAAGGTGATAACAAACAGCGCCGCCAGATTGGTTTTGGACAGCGGCAATACGATATCCCAGAAGAAGCGCATCGGGCTGGCGCCATCGATACGTGCCGCCTCCAGCAGTTCATCCGGCAGCGACATAAAGAACTGGCGGAACAGGAAAGTCGCGGTAGCAGAGGCCATTAGCGGCAGCGTAAGGCCGGTGTAGCTGTCCAGCAGCTTCAGATTAGCGATCACTTCCACCGTCGGGAAAATACGCACTTCGACCGGCAACATCAGGGTGATAAAAATCATCCAGAAAAAGAAGGTGCGCAGCGGAAAACGGAACCACACCAGCGCAAACGCCGACAGCATCGAGATGCTGATTTTTCCGGTGGTAATCGCCAGCGACATAATGGTGCTGTTGAGCAGCAACACGCCAATCGGTGCGCTGTTGCTGCTGACGCCGTTATGCCAGATGGTGCTGATGTTTTCCCACAGATGGCCGCCAGGGATCAGCGTCATCGGCACCTGGTAGATGGCGACGTTATCCAGCGTCGCGGCGACAAACGCCACATACAGCGGAAACAGAATGGTCAGAATGCCAAGGATAAGGATGGTGTGGCTGAAAAAAGTCAGCCCGGGGCGATTTTCGATCATTGGTAACGCACCTTACGCTCGACATAGCGGAACTGGATTACCGTCAGCGCAATCACCAGTAACATCAGCACCACCGATTGTGCGGCTGATGAGGAGAGATCCAGACCGGTAAAGCCTTCACGATAAATTTTGTAGATCAGCGTGGTGGTGGACTGCACCGGGCCGCCCGCCGTCGCGGCATCGATCACCGGGAAGGTATCGAAGAAGGCGTAAACCAGATTGACCACCAGCAGGAAGAAGCTCACTGGCGCAATCAGCGGCAGTGACAAATGGAAGAAGCGGCGTACCGGACCGGCGCCATCAATCGCGGCGGCTTCCACCAGTGAACGCGGTATTGACTGCAACGCGGCAAAGAAGAACAGAAAGTTGTAACTTACCTGCTGCCAGACCGAAGCCAGCACCACCAGGAACATCGCCTGGCCACTGTTTTGCGCATGGTTCCAGTCGTAACCCAGCAGACCAAGAAAATGGGTAATCAGACCCAGGCCGGGGTTAAACAGAAACATCCACAGCACCGCAGCGATGGCGGGCGCGACCGCATAGGGCAGCAGCAGCATCGTCTGATAGAAACCTTTCAGGCGCACCACATAGTCAACCAGCGCGGCGAAAAACAGCGAAATCAGCAGACCACAGCCGGTCACCAGTCCGCTAAAGATCAGCGTAGTCCAGAATGAGGCGAGATAATATTCATCGTTAAATAGCTGGGTGAAGTTTGCCAGCCCGACAAAATGGCTGGATAAGCCGAAAGGGTCGACGCTCTGCACTGAATACCATAGTGCTTCACCGGCGGGCCAGATAAAGAAGATCGCGGTGATCAGCAGTTGTGGCAACACCAGCAGATAGGGTAACCAGCTGGTACGAAAACCAGGACGAACAGAGGACATAGTTTAGCTCGGGGTTCGGAATGCGACGGGCGGCAAGAACGCCGCCCCTACGGGCCAGGACCATTTTCTGTAGGGGCGGCGTTCTCGCCGCCCGTTCAGATTATTTCACCTGTTGTTCAAAGCGACGCAGCAGCAGGTTGCCGCGTTCAACTGAGGTATCCAGAGCCGCTTGTGGTGTTTTCTTACCGGTCCACACGCCTTCCAGCTCTTCATCAACAATGGTGCGAATCTGCGGCATATTGCCTAAACGCATCCCTTTGGTGAAAGGTAATGGCGGCTTGTTCAGCATCTGACGGGTGGCGATATCGGCGCCCGGGTTTTTGTCATAGAAGCCCGATTTGCGCGTCAGCTCATAAGCGGCGGTGGTGATCGGCAGATAGCCGGTTTTCTGATGCCATTCCGCGGCGATTTCCGGCTGCGCGAGGAACTGCATAAACTCGGCTACACCTTTGTAAGTGCTGGCATCTTTGCCTTTCATCACCCACAGGCTGGCGCCGCCGATAATGGCGTTTTGCGGCGCTTCCGGCACGGTGGCGTCGTAAGGCATCATGCCGACACCGTAGTTAAATTTGGCGTAGTGGCGGATATCGGCCAGCGAACCGGAAGAGGCGGTGGTGATCGCACAGTCACCGCTGTAGAACTTCTCGGTGGACTCATCTTTGCGGCCAAAATAGGTGAAATCACCCTTCTTATTCATATCGGCCAGCAGCTGGATATGACGAACCTGAACCGGTTTATTGAACTCCAGTACCGCATCGGTGCCGCTAAAGCCATTATTCTGCGTGGCGACCGGCAGGGCATGCCAGGCGCTGAAGTTTTCGATCTGAATCCAGCCCTGCCAGCCACTGGCGTAGCCGCACTTCATGCCAGCGGCACGCAGTTTGCTGCTATAAGCGGCCAGATCCTGCCAGGTTTTCGGTGGCTGTTCCGGATCCAGCCCGGCTTTTTTAAATGCATCTTTGTTGTAGTACAGCACCGGGGTGGAGCTGTTAAACGGCTGGGAAATCAGATGGCCGGTTTTGGCGTCGCTGTAGTAACCGGATACCGTCGGTACAAACTGCGACTCATCAAAGGTGATGCCTGCATCTTTAAATACGTCATACACCGGCTTAATGGCCTGGGACGCCATCATCGTCGCGGTGCCCACTTCGTATACCTGCAAAATGGCTGGCGCGGTGCCGGTACGCACGGCAGCGATACCTGCCGCCAGGCTCTGGTCATATTTGCCTTTATATACCGGGACAATTTTGTAATCAGGGTGAGCCTGGTTAAAACGCTGAGCCAGAGAATCAACCTCTTTCCCTAACTCGCCGTCCATGGAGTGCCAGAATGGGATGTCGGTTGCAGCCAGAGCCTGGCCGGACAGCGCGAATCCCAGCACGATACTCAGTGCGGTATGACGAAATGTGGTGGATGACATATCAGTTTCCCATGACATGATTGTTACGCGCGATTTCACGCCTTTTATGTTCGGGAAGTAACATGACATGCAAAAATGACAGTGAGATAAACGTCTTATGACGGGAATGTGACAGGGAGGTGACGGGGTGATACTGATACGGGAGCCGATAATGGCTCCCCTGGGGCGTACTTCACGGGCGGCGTTCTCGTCGCCCGTGGTATCGGTTAGCCGCCGAGATAAGCGCTTCTGACCGCCTCATTAGCCAGCAACGCGTCGCCGGTATCTTCCAGCACCACATGGCCATTTTCCAGCACGTAGCCACGGTCGGCCAGCTTCAGCGCCTGATTGGCATTCTGCTCCACCAGGAAGATGGTCATGCCCTCTTTGCGCAATTGCTCAATGGTGTCAAAAATCTGCTGGATAATAATCGGCGCCAGACCCAGCGATGGCTCATCCAGCAGCAACAGACGCGGCTGGCTCATCAGCGCACGGCCAATCGCCAGCATCTGCTGCTCACCGCCGGACATGGTGCCGGCACGCTGCACACGGCGCTCCAGCAGGCGCGGAAACAGTGCATAAACGCGCTGAATACGCTCCTGATACTGTTTCTTCTCCGCAAAGAAACCGCCCATCGCCAGATTCTCTTCCACCGTCATGCGTGAAAACACGCGACGCCCTTCCGGTACGATGGCAATCGCTTCACGCATAATGCGCGCCGTTTGCCAGTCGGTAATCTCTTTACCGTCAAAGCTGATGCTGCCGGTGGTGGCGCGCGGTTCGCCGCACAGGGTGCCGAGCAGCGTGGTTTTACCGGCGCCGTTGGCGCCAATCAGGGTCACAATCTCCCCCTGATTGATATGCAGACTGACATCATGCAACGCCTGGATTTTGCCGTAATGGGTACTGACGTTGCTTAAGGTTAAAATCGGGTTCGCCATCTTACGCCTCACCTAAATATGCGCGGATAACATCCGGGTTATTGCGGATCTCTTCCGGTTTGCCATTCGCCAGCGGCGTTCCCTGATTGACCACATAAATACGGTCGGAAATTCCCATTACCAGCTTCATATCGTGTTCAATTAACAGCACTGACACCTTATGCTCACCACGCAGTTCGGCAATCAGCTCATCCAGTTCGTGGGTTTCACGCGGATTAAGACCGGCGGCCGGTTCGTCAAGCATCAGGATCTCCGGCTGCGTCACCATGCAGCGGGCAATTTCCAGCCGGCGTTGCTGACCATAAGCCAGATTACCCGCCTGACGGTTAGCCATCTCCAGCAAACCGACGCGCTGCAACCAGGCAGCGGCACGATCCAGCGCGTCGCTTTCGCTTTTACGAAACGCCGGGGTTTTCAGCAGGCCGGAAAATACGCCGCTTTTCAGATGCTGATGCTGCGCCACTAACAGGTTTTCAATCACCGTCATTTCGCGGAACAGACGCACATGCTGGAAGGTGCGCACAATCCCCATGCGGGCAATCTTCTGCCCCGGCAGACCTTCCAGATGCTGATCTCGCAGCTTGATGGTGCCGCCGGTCGGCCGGTAAAAGCCGGTGAGGCAGTTAAACACCGTGGTTTTACCGGCACCGTTTGGCCCAATCAGCGAAACGATCTCCTGCGGATGCAGTTCCAGCTTTACATTGTTGACCGCCAGCAGGCCGCCAAAGCGCATCATCAGGCCATCTACTGCTAACAAAGGCTGACTCATGCCTGCTCTCCTTTTGCGTCACGTTTCAGCTTCAGCTGCGGGCGCTGCATCGGCAGCAGGCCCTGTGGACGCCAGATCATCATCAGCACCATCAGACCACCCAGCACTAACATGCTGTATTCATTCAGATCACGCATCATTTCGCGCGATACCACCAGCAGAATCGCCGCGAGGATCACCGCAAACTGCGATCCCATGCCACCGAGCACCACAATCGCCAGCACAAAGGCGGATTCGGCAAAGGTGAAGGATTCCGGGCTGACAAATCCCTGGCGCGCCGCAAACAGCGTACCGGCAAACCCGGCAAAGGCGGCGCTGATGGTAAAAGCAGTGAGTTTGATGCGACGCGGGCTGAGACCCAGCGATCGACAGGCAATCTCATCTTCCCGCAACGCTTCCCACGCGCGGCCCAGCGGCATACGCAGTAAGCGATTAATCACAAACAGGGTCAGCACCACCAGCAGTACCGCTACCATATACAGGAAGATAATGCGGTCGCCCGGATCATATTGCAGGCCAAAGAAATTATGGAAGGTATCCCAGCCGCCATCGCGAACGCTGCGGTTGAACTCCAGGCCAAAGAAGGTCGGTTTCGGGATCTGGCTGATGCCGTTAGGGCCACCGGTAATCTCGGTGTTATTCAGCAACAGGATACGTACGATTTCGCCGAAGCCAAGGGTGACAATCGCCAGATAGTCGCCGCGCAGGCGCAATACCGGGAAGCCCAGCAGCAGGCCAAACATTGCCGACACCAGCCCCGCCAGCGGCAGACACTGCCAGAAGCCAAGGCCGTAATAGTGATTCAGCAGCGCAAAGGTATAGGCGCCAATCGCGTAAAAGCCGCCGTAGCCCAGCACCAGCAGGCCAGATAAGCCCACCACCACATTCAGGCCGAGGCCAAGCATCACGTAGATCAGCGTCAGGGTGGCGATATCCACCGTGCCGCGCGACACCACAAATGGCCAGACTACCGCAGCAATAATCAGCGCCAGCGCCAGCAGTTTTTGCTTCGGCGTGGAGCCATCAAAACCCGGCAGCACAAAAGCCGGGCTGGAGATTTTCTTCAGGCCGCTTTGCATCATCGGACGCATCAGCTGGAAGAAAAACACCACCGCACAACCAACGGCAATCCAGTTCCAGCGCACGCTACCGGCGTTATTGACCACCAGCTGCGTACCATCAAGGTTCAGACGCAGCCCCATAAAAAAGGCGGCCAGAATCAGCAGCATCAACGCCGAGACCATGGCATTGACCAGGTTAAGCTGTTTCATACTTTTTCCACCTCCGGACGACCAAGGATACCGGTCGGCATCACCAGCAACACCACGATCAGCAGCGCGAAGGAGACTGCATCTTTATATTCGGTACTCAGGTAAGCGGAAGTCAGGGCTTCAGCGATACCCAGAATCAGGCCGCCCAGCATCGCGCCAGGGATACTGCCAATGCCGCCCAGAACCGCCGCGGTGAAGGCTTTCATCCCGGCCATAAAGCCGATATAGGGGTTAATCACACCGTAGAACTGGCCCAGTAATACCCCAGCCACGGCCGCCATCGCCGCGCCAATAACAAAGGTCAGCGAGATCACGCGGTCAGTGTTAATCCCCAGCAGGCTGGCCATTTTCAGGTCTTCGGCACAGGCGCGACAGGCGCGGCCCATACGGGAATAGCGGATAAATACCGTCAGGGCCAGCATCGCAAGGAAGGTGACCGACCAGATCACCAGCTGCATGGCGGAGATGGTGGCGGCGAAACCGTTGCTTTCACCCAGCGTCCACTGCCCGGTGATCAGGCTCGGCAGCGCCAGATCGCGTGAGCCTTGTGTCAGGCTGACGTAGTTTTGCAAAAATATCGACATCCCGATGGCTGAGATCAGCGCAATCAGGCGCTTGGAGGAGCGGACCGGCTTATAAGCCACGCGCTCAATACTCCAGCCATAGGCGCTGGCGATCACAATCGCCATAATGAAACCGGCGCCGATCAGGATCCAGCCGACATCAATGCCCATCATCATCAACGCGGCGATAACAATAAACGAGACGTAGCTGCCGATCATATACACTTCGCCGTGAGCGAAGTTGATCATGCCGATAATGCCGTAAACCATGGTGTAGCCAATGGCAATCAGCGCATAGGTGCTGCCCAACGTCACGCCGTTGAACATTTGCTGCAGAAAGTAGAGAAACTGCTCGGACATACCTTAATTACCTTACAAATCCGCACAGGCGGAAGGTACAAAACGTCACGGGCGGCGAGAATGCCGCCGCGGGTCGTGCAAATCATCGGCACGGGCGGCGATAACGCCGCCCTTACAGCAGGGGAGCCGTTATCGGCTCCCGTTGCAACGCCAGATGTTACTTAACCGCGGTTGAAGTGCCATCGGCATGCCATTTAAATACGCCGAACTCAAAGCCTTTCAGATCGCCTTTCGCGTCCCAGCTCAGGTCGCCCATTACCGTTGGTACCGGCTGGCCTTCCTTCAGGTTTTTGACGATCGCTTCCGGCTCTTCGCTTTTGCTACGTTCCATCGCGGTGGTCAGTGATTGCAGCGCGGCGTAGGTCGTCCAGACAAACGGACCGGTAGGATCCAGTTTCTTCGCTTTCAGCGCATCAACAATCGGTTTGTTGGCAGGAACCTGGTCATAGCGCTTCGGCAGGGTAACCAGCATGCCTTCAGAGGCGGCACCGGCGATATTAGACAGCGAGGAGTTACCCACGCCCTCTGGTCCCATAAAGCCGGTTTTCAGGCCAGCAGCACGTGCCTGACGCAGAATCTGGCCCATTTCCGGGTAGTAACCGCCGAAGTAAACAAAATCGACGTTCTCTTTCTTCAGACGCGCCACCAGCGTGGAGAAGTCTTTATCACCGGCAGTCACACCTTCAAACAGCACCACATTGCCGCCCGCTTTTTTCAGGCTCTCCTGCACGGAACGCGCGAGGCCTTCACCGTACTGCTGCTTATCATGCACCACGGCGATACGCTGCGGTTTGATTTCATCAAGGATATATTTGGCCGCCGTAGGTCCCTGATCGGAGTCCAGACCAGTGGTACGCATAATCATCTTATAACCACGGGTGGTCAGGTCAGCATTGGTGGCTGCCGGGGTGATCATCACGATACCTTCATCTTCATAGATATCAGAAGCCGGTTGCGTCGATGAGGAGCAGAGGTGGCCGATAACATAACGGATACCGTCGTTAATCACTTTGTTAGCGACCGCAACGGCTTGTTTCGGGTCACAGGCGTCGTCATATTCCACGCCGACCAGTTTGTCACCGTTAACGCCACCTTTAGCGTTGATGTCAGCGATGGCTTGTTTGGCGCCAGTGAATTCCATATCGCCATATTGCGCTACCGGGCCGGACATCGCCCCAACGATGGCAACTTTAATCTCTTTTGCCATTGCCGCGTGGCTCATCGCCAACGCAACGCAACCTGCCAGAAACGCGCTACCTTTACTGATTTTCATCCGCACTTCCCCATCTGTTTGTCTGTTGTGTGATTGCTGGTTATTTTTTGCCGGATTTCGCTTAAAAACGCTTAGCTTATAAAGAGTTAGAAGGTAAACCGGCATTTTTTATGGATAAGGCTTTATTTTTCAGGTTATTAAACAGGAATTTTCTTCTGTAAATCAACTGACATATGCAGAAACTCGCGGGCGTTACAGCATAATTACCTGGCACTATTGATGGCATAACAGGCAATAAGCCAGCTGTTTATGCTGCAATAATAGCCGCAACCTGACATTTTGATCGGGTAATGGCGCGCATCAAAAACAGATCGCGTCGTTTTGGTCGGGGAAAAGTTACGCGCCCCGTAGCCAACATATTCGCTACAATATGCCTTTGTTACATATCGGGTGGGATTTATGAAACTGACCATCATACGGCTGCAACAATTCAGCGTGCAGGATCGACTGGATCTGGGCAAAGTGTGGCCGGAAAAGGAGATTGCGGCACTGGAAGGCACGCTGGATGAACAGCACCGGTTGTATGCCGCGCGCTTTAACGATCGACTGCTGGGAGCATTAATGCTGGAGATCGGCGGCACACAGGGGAGGATTTATGCCTTGCAGGTGCGTGAAGTAACCCGTCGTCGCGGTGTTGGTCACTATTTACTGCAAGAGACAGTGGCGCAGAATCCTGCCGTCAGCGAATGGTGGATTGCGCAGGATGGCAGTGAACAACCAGCGGTAATCGCAGCTTTTATGCAGGCTGCTGGTTTTCGTCAACAGGCGGATGGTTGGGTTAAACCGGGCGGCGAGAACGCCGCCCCTAAATTGTAGGGGAGCCGTTTTGGCTCCTGTGGAAACAGAAAGGGCGGCCATCTGGCCGCCCCTGCGAACACGTTAACGCAATGCGTTACGCTTCAATCGCCAGTCGTAATTTCTTCATCGCGTTTTTCTCCAGCTGACGTACACGCTCTGCGGAAACACCGTACTGATCGGCCAGTTCCTGTAGCGTGGTTTTGTTATCGTCATCCAGCCAGCGCGCGCGGATAATATGCTGACTACGCTCATCCAGACCTTCCATCGCATTGGTCAGCTTATCAGCAGCGTGGTTATCCCAGTTATCCTCTTCAATGCCATCGGCAAAGTCAGAGGTTTTATCCTGCAGATACAGCACTGGCGCCATCGATTTACCTTCGCTGGATTCATCATCCGACGACAGATCGAAGGTCATATCCTGCGCGGCCATCCGCGATTCCATTTCACGCACGTCTTTACTGGAAACGCCCAGCTCACGCGCCACCATTTCCACCTCATCCTGATTAAACCAGCCCAGACGCTGCTTGGTTTTACGCAGGTTGAAGAATAGCTTACGCTGTGCTTTGGTGGTAGCGACCTTCACGATGCGCCAGTTACGCAGCACGTATTCGTGAATCTCGGCTTTAATCCAGTGAACGGCAAACGACACCAGACGTACGCCCACCTCAGGGTTAAAGCGGCGCACCGCTTTCATCAGGCCGATATTACCTTCCTGAATCAAGTCTGCCTGCGGCAGGCCGTAGCCTGAATAGTTGCGAGCGACATGAACAACAAAGCGCAGGTGAGACAGGATCAGCGTCTTAGCTGCATCCAGATCGCCCTGGTAATGCAGCCGTTCAGCAAGCGCCTTCTCTTCTTCCGCTGACAACATCGGCCAGACGTTAGCAGCCCGGATATAGGATTCCAGGTTACCTAAAGGTGCGATAGCTAAAGTTTGCATTTCTTTGGTCATTCAAACCCTCTCATATGTATGATTGCCACGCGATTCCTTCGCGCCACTGACTTTCCCTTCATCTTTCAAGCTGCTGCTGCGTTGGCTGCCCTCTCTCATTCCAGTCACTTACTTAAGTAAGCTCCTGGAATTCATTCGGTTGCCGCCTTGCCGCAACTTGAAATCTATCGGGAACACCCTACGTGAATTATTCACAAAAATCGAAAGCAATCTGTGCTAGTTCGACAGCAGAGTTATCCACAAGTTCAATCTGACGGTGCATATTTTACACACACAAAATCAATTAGTGAAGATCGTAATGATGGCGCTTTAAGAGGAAGGAACTCTTCCTCTGCGGCATTTCTCTCGCAGCAGAGGAAGATTATACCAAAAAAACGTTGCCGGGGGTTACTGGGGCGTAAAACGACGTAAATGTTGCACCGTCGCCAGCCAGGCGGCAATCCAGCCAATCATCGCCGCAATCAGCAGCAACAGCAGGCTCTCATCCCAGGATAACCCGCTCAGGGTAAAGGTGGTGCCAAACACCGAAGCCACCTGCGTGACCACTGATTCCAGCCGCAGCACCAGCACTTCTGACAGCACCAGCGATAACAGCGCCCCACTAAAGCCGAGTAGCGCGCCGCCATACAGGAATGGCCGCAGGATAAAGCCATCGGTGGCGCCAATCAGTTTCTGCACGTTAATGGTATCGCGCCGGGCAAAGATACTGAGCCGCACGCTGTTACCAATCACCAGGAATACCGCGACAATCATCAGCACGCCAATCATGGCCGCCACCTGACCGACCAGCCCAGTCAGCGCCGCCAGACGGGCAAACCAGCTGTCGTCCATCCGCACTTCATCGACGCCATCCACCTTCGCCACCCGGTCGCGCAGGCTCTGCATGGTATTCGAACTCTGGAAGTTCAGTTTCGGCGTAATCACCGCGACGGCTGGCAGTGGATTCTGCTCCAGCATATCCAGCGAACCGCCAAAGCCGGACCAGTTGCGGAACTCCCCCATCGCCTCTTCGCGTGACAGGTAGTTCACCTTATCCACGCCATCCTCTTTCTTCAGCAGCGCGACCACATTTTCGGCGGCGGTATCATCCAGCGTTTTACTGAGATAGACCGTCAGCTGCGGCGCCGGGTACCACTGATCCGCCGCCTGACTGACGTTTTTCCATACCATATAGCAGACGCTTGGTAATGTCAGCGAGATGGCAATTACCATCACCGTTAACAGCGTCGCCAGCGGCTGACGCCACATATCAGACAGCGAACCGTGCAGCGCATAGCGCCACTGCTCCTGCCAGCCCCCCTTCAGCGCCCGGCTTTTCGACGGTTGCTTACTTTTTGGCGCTGGCGCGCGTTTATTGCGTTTATTCACCATGCTGCAGGCCTCCGTGCAGTCGTCCCTGATTCAGCGACATCACGCGGTAGTTGCGGCGTGCAATCAGCCCCATATCATGGGTCGCCATCAATACAGTCACGCCAACACGGTTAAACTCTTCGAACAGACGCAGAATATCTTCTGACAGTGCATCATCAAGGTTACCGGTCGGTTCATCCGCCAGCAGTACCGCAGGCTTATTCACCACCGCACGCGCAATGCCGACACGCTGCTGCTCACCGCCAGAGAGTTGAATCGGATAACTCTTCGCTTTGTCGAGCAGGCCCACTTTATCCAGCGCGGCCGACACGCGACGGCGAATATCTTCACCGCTGGCCCCGGCGATAATCAGCGGGATCGCCACGTTGTCATACACCGAACGATCCATCAGCAGATGGTGATCCTGAAAAATCATCCCAATCTGACGGCGCAAAAATGGCACTTCACGGCTTTTCAGGCGGCTAATATCATGGCCGCCAAACCAAATCTGACCGGCGCTTGGCCGTTCAATGCC
This is a stretch of genomic DNA from Winslowiella toletana. It encodes these proteins:
- the ftsX gene encoding permease-like cell division protein FtsX, giving the protein MVNKRNKRAPAPKSKQPSKSRALKGGWQEQWRYALHGSLSDMWRQPLATLLTVMVIAISLTLPSVCYMVWKNVSQAADQWYPAPQLTVYLSKTLDDTAAENVVALLKKEDGVDKVNYLSREEAMGEFRNWSGFGGSLDMLEQNPLPAVAVITPKLNFQSSNTMQSLRDRVAKVDGVDEVRMDDSWFARLAALTGLVGQVAAMIGVLMIVAVFLVIGNSVRLSIFARRDTINVQKLIGATDGFILRPFLYGGALLGFSGALLSLVLSEVLVLRLESVVTQVASVFGTTFTLSGLSWDESLLLLLIAAMIGWIAAWLATVQHLRRFTPQ
- the ftsE gene encoding cell division ATP-binding protein FtsE; the encoded protein is MIRFEEVSKAYLGGRQALQGVDFHLQPGEMAFLTGHSGAGKSTLLKLICGIERPSAGQIWFGGHDISRLKSREVPFLRRQIGMIFQDHHLLMDRSVYDNVAIPLIIAGASGEDIRRRVSAALDKVGLLDKAKSYPIQLSGGEQQRVGIARAVVNKPAVLLADEPTGNLDDALSEDILRLFEEFNRVGVTVLMATHDMGLIARRNYRVMSLNQGRLHGGLQHGE